Proteins co-encoded in one Gleimia hominis genomic window:
- a CDS encoding alpha-amylase family glycosyl hydrolase: MTNRNDAPATGAVPLVNVPGSSAKKHEVPDLAQHEFPPVAQDPQWYRTAVFYEVLTHSFKDSNNDGVGDFEGLRSKLDYLAWLGVDALWIPPFYPSPMRDGGYDISDFMDVDPRYGTLEDFKRLVADAHERHIRIIVDMVLNHTSDQHPWFQSSRNDPSGPYGDFYVWRSRPSEYLDARSNFH; this comes from the coding sequence ATGACAAATCGAAATGACGCACCCGCCACCGGCGCAGTTCCTCTGGTGAACGTGCCGGGTAGTTCCGCAAAAAAACACGAAGTACCAGACTTGGCACAACACGAGTTTCCCCCAGTTGCGCAAGACCCGCAGTGGTACCGCACAGCCGTTTTTTACGAGGTTCTAACTCACTCTTTTAAGGATTCGAATAACGACGGCGTGGGGGACTTCGAAGGGCTGCGGTCAAAGCTGGACTACCTGGCGTGGCTGGGGGTGGACGCCCTGTGGATCCCCCCGTTCTACCCCTCCCCGATGCGCGATGGTGGATACGACATTTCTGACTTCATGGACGTGGATCCGCGCTACGGGACCTTAGAAGACTTCAAACGCCTGGTTGCGGACGCGCACGAGCGTCACATCCGCATAATTGTCGACATGGTTTTGAACCACACGTCTGATCAGCACCCGTGGTTCCAATCTTCCCGAAACGACCCGTCCGGCCCGTACGGGGACTTCTACGTGTGGCGATCCCGGCCCAGTGAATACCTGGATGCGCGCAGTAATTTTCATTGA
- a CDS encoding alpha-1,4-glucan--maltose-1-phosphate maltosyltransferase — MSQASKKVVRRKNPVPPRARIPRIPVTEIFPSVEDGLWAAKATEGESFPVRATVFREGHDALGVEAVLVDPNGKEHMRAPMYDIAPGLDRYEAWLMPDTPGDWSFYIETWSDPYASWTHDAAIKIAADADVELTLEEGARLMERAAAGKPRPRGRAPKPPKESQKILLDAAARLRDTSAAAQRRLSAGLSTQVRAVFRDTPLRELAGKSRKYPLQVDRKRALVGSWYEIFPRSYGAHKNADGQWVSGTLTEAANALPRIAKMGFDVIYLTPIHPIGTTFRKGRNNTLDAHPDDPGSPYGIGASDGGHDAIHADLGTFEDFDRLVARARELDMEVALDLALQCSPDHPWVKEHPEWFSARADGSIAYAENPPKKYQDIYPLNFDNDPEGIYEAVRAVVLKWIDHGVTIFRVDNPHTKPLSFWQRFLADIRAIHPEVVFLAEAFTRPAMMRTLGAIGFHQSYTYFAWRTEKQELLDYFIEVSTQTAHLLRPAFWPTTHDILTPQMTTGGAEIFAIRAVLAATASPTWGIYSGYEFVENVQRPGFEEQIDNEKYEFRPRPWEDADQHGLATLLTQLNTARKHHPALTQLHRINVHETTDDRLLCFSRHVPAQFSPTGKEDTVIVVVNLDPHNEVVGAVNLDLNNLGATVSYGTSGPTLQVRDELDGAQYAWGESNFIRLNPSERVAHVLSVQTQ; from the coding sequence ATGTCGCAGGCTTCGAAGAAGGTCGTCCGCCGCAAGAACCCGGTTCCGCCACGCGCGCGAATCCCCCGAATCCCAGTTACGGAAATCTTCCCGTCAGTAGAAGACGGTTTATGGGCTGCGAAAGCCACCGAAGGGGAATCGTTTCCGGTGCGAGCCACGGTCTTCCGTGAGGGACACGACGCACTCGGAGTCGAAGCCGTGCTGGTGGATCCAAACGGCAAAGAACACATGCGTGCCCCCATGTACGACATCGCCCCGGGATTAGACCGATACGAAGCGTGGCTCATGCCCGACACTCCCGGTGACTGGTCCTTTTATATCGAAACCTGGTCCGACCCATATGCCTCGTGGACGCACGACGCGGCCATAAAAATCGCGGCGGACGCGGATGTGGAACTCACCCTCGAAGAAGGGGCCCGCCTCATGGAACGCGCAGCCGCTGGGAAACCCCGTCCGCGGGGGCGGGCACCTAAACCACCTAAGGAATCACAAAAAATCCTCCTCGACGCGGCAGCGCGCCTACGTGACACCAGCGCCGCCGCGCAACGCCGTTTGTCCGCTGGTTTAAGCACGCAGGTGCGCGCCGTGTTTCGCGACACTCCCCTGCGTGAGCTCGCTGGCAAATCCCGCAAATACCCCCTGCAGGTAGACCGCAAACGCGCCCTGGTGGGTAGCTGGTACGAAATCTTCCCCCGCTCTTACGGCGCCCACAAGAACGCGGACGGCCAGTGGGTTTCCGGTACCCTCACCGAGGCGGCTAACGCCCTGCCGCGCATCGCCAAGATGGGATTCGACGTCATCTACCTAACGCCCATCCACCCGATTGGCACCACGTTCCGCAAGGGGCGCAACAACACGCTCGACGCCCACCCGGACGACCCGGGGTCACCGTACGGAATCGGTGCAAGCGACGGCGGGCACGACGCGATCCACGCGGATTTAGGGACTTTCGAAGACTTCGACCGCCTCGTTGCCCGCGCCCGCGAACTCGACATGGAAGTGGCCCTCGACCTGGCACTGCAATGCAGCCCAGACCACCCGTGGGTAAAAGAACACCCCGAATGGTTCTCCGCCCGCGCCGACGGTTCCATTGCTTACGCGGAGAACCCCCCGAAGAAATACCAGGACATTTACCCCCTGAACTTCGACAATGATCCGGAGGGTATTTACGAAGCGGTGCGGGCCGTAGTACTCAAATGGATTGACCATGGCGTCACCATTTTCCGCGTCGATAACCCGCACACAAAACCACTGAGTTTTTGGCAGCGATTCCTAGCCGATATCCGTGCCATCCACCCGGAAGTAGTGTTCTTAGCGGAAGCGTTCACCCGCCCCGCCATGATGCGTACGTTAGGTGCGATTGGTTTCCATCAGTCTTACACGTATTTCGCGTGGCGCACCGAGAAGCAGGAACTGTTGGATTATTTCATTGAGGTTTCCACCCAGACAGCGCACCTGCTGCGGCCCGCGTTCTGGCCCACCACGCACGATATCCTCACGCCGCAAATGACCACGGGAGGCGCAGAAATATTTGCGATCCGCGCGGTCCTCGCAGCTACCGCAAGCCCCACGTGGGGGATTTACTCCGGTTACGAGTTCGTTGAGAACGTGCAGCGACCCGGTTTTGAGGAACAGATTGATAACGAAAAATACGAGTTCCGCCCCCGCCCGTGGGAAGACGCGGACCAACACGGGTTAGCAACTTTACTGACCCAGTTGAACACCGCGCGCAAACACCATCCGGCGCTCACACAACTGCACCGCATCAACGTGCACGAAACCACGGACGACAGGCTCCTGTGCTTTTCCCGCCACGTGCCCGCACAGTTCTCCCCCACCGGCAAAGAAGACACCGTGATCGTAGTGGTCAACCTGGATCCTCACAACGAAGTTGTGGGCGCTGTGAACCTGGACCTTAACAACCTGGGCGCCACCGTTTCTTACGGCACGTCCGGGCCCACCCTGCAGGTCCGTGACGAGTTAGATGGCGCGCAATACGCGTGGGGCGAGTCGAACTTCATCCGCCTGAACCCCAGCGAACGGGTCGCCCACGTCCTCAGCGTCCAAACTCAATAA
- the trpS gene encoding tryptophan--tRNA ligase — MQASSQSATVERAIARSQEIEREIDKDPSRFRILTGDRPTGHLHLGHYFGTIQSRVTLQNRGIELWQLIADYQVITDRDGVGPLRERVLSLLTDYLAAGMDPEKTVIFTHSAVPALNQLMLPFLSVVTEAELHRNPTVKSELEASGGRAMSGLLLTYPVHQAADILFCRANLVPVGQDQLPHVEQTRVIANRFDKRYGRVHEDQPVFRRPDALLSNARHVLGLDGEKMSKSRGNTIELRMSADETAKRLKKAKTDADRNITYDPVNRPEVSNLLLLASMASGEDPREIADQIGDGGGGALKKRVTEDLNTYLAPMRAKRAELEQNEDYLLEILRAGNERANEVAEATLADVREAMHMRYY, encoded by the coding sequence ATGCAAGCATCTTCTCAGTCCGCCACCGTAGAACGGGCGATCGCACGGTCACAAGAGATTGAACGTGAGATCGATAAAGACCCGTCGCGGTTTCGGATTCTCACGGGTGACCGACCCACCGGACACCTGCACCTCGGGCACTACTTCGGCACCATCCAGTCGCGCGTTACACTGCAAAACCGGGGAATTGAACTGTGGCAGCTGATCGCCGACTATCAGGTAATCACCGACCGCGACGGCGTGGGGCCGCTGCGGGAGCGCGTCCTGTCGCTACTCACCGACTATTTAGCCGCGGGGATGGACCCAGAGAAAACCGTGATCTTCACGCACTCCGCGGTGCCGGCACTGAACCAGCTGATGCTCCCATTCCTCTCTGTCGTTACAGAAGCGGAACTGCACCGCAACCCCACTGTTAAATCCGAGCTGGAAGCCAGTGGTGGGCGCGCCATGAGCGGCCTGCTCCTCACCTACCCCGTGCACCAGGCGGCCGACATCCTGTTCTGCCGCGCGAACCTCGTGCCCGTGGGGCAAGACCAGCTGCCACACGTAGAGCAAACCCGCGTGATCGCCAACCGGTTCGACAAACGCTACGGACGCGTGCACGAAGACCAGCCGGTGTTCCGCCGCCCCGACGCCCTCCTGTCGAACGCGCGCCACGTGCTTGGCCTGGACGGCGAGAAAATGTCCAAATCCCGTGGCAACACCATCGAGCTGCGCATGAGTGCAGACGAGACTGCCAAGCGCCTCAAGAAAGCAAAAACGGATGCGGACCGCAATATTACGTACGACCCGGTGAACCGCCCAGAAGTATCGAACTTGCTGCTCCTGGCATCTATGGCGTCCGGTGAAGACCCGCGCGAAATTGCCGACCAAATCGGTGACGGCGGGGGCGGTGCATTGAAGAAACGAGTGACCGAGGACCTCAACACGTACCTAGCGCCCATGCGGGCTAAACGCGCGGAACTAGAGCAAAACGAGGACTATCTACTCGAGATTCTGCGCGCCGGCAACGAACGCGCCAATGAGGTTGCGGAAGCGACCCTGGCGGACGTGCGCGAAGCCATGCACATGCGCTACTACTAG